Proteins from one Amycolatopsis endophytica genomic window:
- a CDS encoding cytochrome P450, producing MPEPVPYPFNSPTGLDLAPAYERAQCTGGLPWVRLPFGEPAWLVTRHADARFVLGDARFGRAASLERDSPRVTPQKPLGIVAMDPPGHTRLRRLVTGAFTRARVERLRSRIRSAVDHAVDDLTAAGAPSDLVEHVALPVPITVICELLGVPAGDRDRFRRWSEAVLSTSGLTPEEAAQSTGELTRYMAGLAESRRAEPGDDLISALVRAEDQGESLSPRELVELCIAILVGGYETTASEIANFAWVLLTEHPDQLDRVRAEPDHAAPLVEELLRGVPMAAAAAMPRYATEDVEVGGQLVRAGEPVLVAIGAANRDPGRYPGPARIDPARDSAGHLAFGHGIHHCLGAPLARAELQETVRVLARRLPGLRLDGPVRWKSAMFFRGPAALPVAW from the coding sequence GTGCCTGAGCCGGTTCCCTACCCGTTCAACTCGCCCACCGGACTGGACCTCGCGCCTGCCTACGAGCGGGCCCAGTGCACCGGGGGCCTGCCGTGGGTGCGGTTGCCCTTCGGCGAGCCCGCCTGGCTCGTCACGCGCCACGCCGACGCCCGGTTCGTGCTGGGGGACGCGCGGTTCGGCCGGGCCGCGTCGCTGGAGCGTGATTCACCGCGGGTCACCCCGCAGAAACCGCTCGGCATCGTGGCCATGGACCCGCCCGGTCACACGCGGCTGCGGCGGCTCGTGACGGGCGCGTTCACCCGCGCCCGTGTCGAACGGCTCCGCTCCCGCATCCGCTCGGCGGTGGATCATGCCGTCGACGATCTGACCGCCGCGGGGGCGCCCTCGGACCTCGTCGAGCACGTCGCCCTGCCCGTGCCGATCACGGTGATCTGCGAACTGCTGGGCGTTCCCGCCGGAGACCGCGACCGGTTCCGGCGGTGGAGCGAGGCGGTGCTGTCCACGAGCGGCCTGACACCGGAGGAGGCGGCCCAGAGCACCGGCGAGCTGACGCGGTACATGGCCGGGCTCGCCGAGTCCCGCCGCGCCGAGCCCGGCGACGACCTGATCAGCGCGCTGGTGCGGGCGGAGGACCAGGGCGAGAGCCTGTCCCCGCGCGAGCTGGTGGAGCTGTGCATCGCGATCCTCGTCGGCGGTTACGAGACCACCGCCTCCGAGATCGCGAACTTCGCCTGGGTCCTGCTCACCGAGCACCCGGACCAGCTGGACCGGGTGCGCGCCGAGCCGGATCACGCCGCCCCGCTGGTCGAGGAACTGCTCCGGGGAGTCCCGATGGCGGCGGCCGCGGCCATGCCCCGCTACGCCACCGAGGACGTCGAGGTGGGCGGGCAGCTGGTGCGCGCGGGCGAGCCGGTCCTGGTCGCGATCGGCGCGGCCAACCGCGATCCCGGGCGCTATCCGGGGCCCGCGCGGATCGACCCCGCGCGGGACAGCGCCGGGCACCTCGCGTTCGGGCACGGCATCCACCACTGCCTGGGCGCCCCGCTGGCCCGCGCCGAACTCCAGGAAACGGTGCGGGTCCTCGCGCGCCGCCTGCCCGGTCTGCGCCTCGACGGCCCGGTGCGGTGGAAGTCCGCGATGTTCTTCCGCGGCCCCGCCGCGCTGCCGGTCGCCTGGTGA
- a CDS encoding (2,3-dihydroxybenzoyl)adenylate synthase, with protein sequence MTLDGFTGWPPEFARRYRDLGYWQGRTLGGLLHDSARRGPDRTALVDGERRWTYAELDRDAGRVAAGLRRKGLVRGDRLLVHLPNVAEFVLLLFGCFRAGVVPVLALPAHRETELEHLGTLAGAVACVSDDAALAATITERVPTVRRAFVTGSFAELLTENPDGEDAADPADIAVLLLSGGTTGLPKLIPRTHDDYAYNLRASAEVSATTGDTVYLAALPAAHNFALACPGVLGTLWAGGTVVLSASADPETAFPLIERERVTTVALVPPLVLVWLDAAEFLEPDLSSLRLVQAGGARLKEEAARRVRPVLGCALQQVYGMAEGLLNFTRLDDPDELVANTQGRPLSADDEVLLVDEDGRPVPDGEPGELLVRGPYTLRGYFRAPEHNRRSFTPDGFYRSGDLVRRQPSGHLVVEGRRRDVINRGGDKVPVEEVENLLLAHPAVHDVAIVGFPDEAMGERSCAFVVAHGTPPTRADLVAHLTALGIAAFKLPDRVRVLDSFPRTGLGKVDRVVLADLAVRSGQRSARA encoded by the coding sequence GTGACGCTCGACGGATTCACCGGCTGGCCGCCGGAGTTCGCGCGGCGGTACCGCGACCTCGGTTACTGGCAGGGCCGCACCCTCGGCGGCCTGCTCCACGACAGCGCCCGCCGCGGTCCGGACCGGACCGCGCTGGTCGACGGTGAGCGGCGGTGGACCTACGCCGAACTGGACCGCGACGCCGGCCGCGTCGCCGCCGGGCTGCGCCGAAAAGGTCTCGTCCGCGGCGACCGGCTGCTGGTGCACCTGCCCAACGTCGCCGAGTTCGTGTTGCTGTTGTTCGGCTGCTTCCGCGCGGGGGTCGTGCCGGTGCTCGCGCTGCCCGCCCACCGCGAAACCGAACTGGAGCACCTGGGCACGCTCGCCGGAGCGGTGGCCTGCGTGAGCGACGACGCCGCGCTCGCCGCGACCATCACCGAGCGGGTGCCCACGGTGCGCCGGGCGTTCGTCACCGGATCGTTCGCCGAACTGCTGACCGAAAACCCCGATGGCGAGGACGCGGCCGATCCCGCCGACATCGCGGTGCTGCTGCTGTCCGGGGGCACGACCGGGTTGCCGAAGCTGATTCCACGCACCCACGACGACTACGCCTACAACCTGCGGGCCAGCGCGGAAGTGTCGGCGACCACCGGGGACACCGTGTACCTGGCGGCGCTGCCCGCGGCACACAACTTCGCCCTCGCCTGCCCGGGTGTCCTGGGCACGCTGTGGGCGGGCGGCACGGTCGTGCTGAGCGCGAGCGCGGATCCCGAGACCGCGTTCCCGCTCATCGAGCGCGAGCGGGTCACCACCGTGGCGCTGGTGCCCCCGCTGGTGCTGGTCTGGCTCGACGCCGCCGAATTCCTGGAGCCGGACCTGAGCAGCCTGCGGCTGGTGCAGGCCGGTGGCGCGCGGCTGAAGGAGGAGGCCGCCCGGCGGGTGCGCCCGGTGCTGGGCTGCGCGCTCCAGCAGGTCTACGGCATGGCCGAAGGACTGCTGAACTTCACCCGGCTCGACGATCCGGACGAGCTGGTGGCGAACACGCAGGGCCGTCCGTTGTCCGCCGACGACGAGGTGCTGCTCGTCGACGAGGACGGGCGCCCCGTGCCCGACGGGGAGCCGGGGGAACTGCTCGTGCGCGGGCCCTACACGCTGCGCGGCTACTTCCGTGCCCCCGAGCACAACCGGCGCTCCTTCACACCCGACGGGTTCTACCGCAGTGGCGACCTGGTGCGGCGGCAGCCCAGCGGGCACCTGGTGGTCGAGGGACGGCGCCGGGACGTCATCAACCGCGGCGGCGACAAGGTCCCGGTCGAAGAGGTGGAGAACCTGCTGCTGGCGCATCCGGCCGTGCACGACGTCGCGATCGTCGGTTTCCCGGACGAGGCGATGGGGGAGCGCAGCTGCGCCTTCGTCGTGGCACACGGGACGCCACCGACCCGGGCCGACCTCGTCGCGCATCTCACCGCGCTGGGGATCGCGGCCTTCAAGCTGCCGGACCGCGTGCGGGTGCTGGACTCCTTCCCGCGCACCGGGCTGGGCAAGGTGGACCGGGTCGTGCTCGCCGACCTGGCCGTCCGGAGTGGACAGAGGAGCGCCCGTGCCTGA
- a CDS encoding cytochrome P450 family protein, with protein MTDTGLQPLPLGEDFIQDAHTVGASLREGAPVRFVLLPGGFPVWLVTGYAEARAAMTDPRLSSDGVYDRLERLRLGEDVESAFSPDLAKNLLNLDPPDHTRLRKLVATAFTTRTVAPLRPRIEQITDELLDAMAGQDVVDLLPAYAYPLPIRVICELLGIPFADRDEFTSWSHTMVAASTPEEIGAASMRMAAYLGDLVDAKRAEPGADLLSRLVHLSEDGDRLSRPELIATAVVLLTGGFETTVNLISSGMLALLEHPDQLRLLRSDRSLLPGAIEEFLRFETPNNLSSPRYTTEPVELGGVEIPAGQFVMVSWLAANRAGRFAEPDRLDITRPVGGHLAFGHGIHYCLGAPLARLEGEIAFGRLLDRFPRIEAAVPAESLRWRFSTAMHGLESLPLRLGGAA; from the coding sequence ATGACCGACACCGGACTGCAACCGCTGCCTCTCGGTGAAGACTTCATCCAGGACGCGCACACGGTCGGTGCCTCGCTGCGCGAGGGCGCTCCCGTGCGGTTCGTCCTGCTGCCCGGCGGGTTCCCGGTGTGGCTCGTCACCGGCTACGCCGAGGCCCGCGCCGCCATGACCGATCCCCGGCTGTCCAGTGACGGCGTCTACGACCGGCTGGAACGGCTGCGCCTCGGCGAGGACGTGGAGAGCGCTTTCTCACCGGACCTGGCGAAGAACCTGCTGAACCTGGACCCGCCCGACCACACCCGGCTGCGCAAGCTCGTCGCCACGGCGTTCACCACCCGCACGGTCGCCCCGTTGCGCCCGCGGATCGAACAGATCACCGACGAACTGCTGGATGCGATGGCCGGGCAGGACGTCGTGGACCTGCTGCCCGCCTACGCCTATCCGCTGCCGATCCGGGTGATCTGCGAGCTGCTCGGCATCCCCTTCGCCGACCGGGACGAGTTCACCTCCTGGTCGCACACGATGGTCGCGGCGAGCACGCCGGAGGAGATCGGCGCGGCGTCCATGCGGATGGCCGCCTACCTCGGCGACCTGGTCGACGCCAAACGCGCCGAGCCCGGTGCGGACCTGCTGTCGCGGCTGGTGCACCTGAGCGAGGACGGCGACCGCCTGTCCCGGCCGGAGCTGATCGCGACCGCGGTCGTCCTGCTCACCGGCGGGTTCGAGACGACCGTGAACCTGATCAGCAGCGGGATGCTCGCGTTGCTGGAGCACCCGGACCAGTTGCGGCTGCTGCGCTCGGACCGGTCGCTGCTGCCCGGCGCGATCGAGGAGTTCCTGCGCTTCGAAACCCCGAACAACCTGTCCTCGCCGCGTTACACGACCGAGCCCGTCGAACTCGGTGGGGTGGAGATCCCGGCCGGGCAGTTCGTGATGGTGTCCTGGCTCGCGGCCAACCGCGCGGGCCGCTTCGCCGAACCGGACCGGCTCGACATCACCCGTCCGGTGGGCGGTCATCTGGCGTTCGGGCACGGGATCCACTACTGCCTGGGCGCGCCGCTGGCCCGGCTGGAGGGCGAGATCGCGTTCGGCAGGCTGCTCGACCGCTTTCCCCGCATCGAGGCCGCGGTGCCCGCGGAGTCGCTGCGATGGCGGTTCAGCACGGCGATGCACGGACTGGAGTCGCTGCCCCTGCGTCTGGGAGGTGCCGCGTGA
- the asnB gene encoding asparagine synthase (glutamine-hydrolyzing): MCGITGWVAFNDDLTGHQTTIDAMTASLTARGPDAGQTWVRPRVALGHRRLAVIDLPGGRQPMEASTPDGPVVIVYSGETYNFTELRAELTGRGHRFTTASDTEVVLRGYLEWGDAVAERLNGMYAFGIWDSREDRLVLVRDRMGVKPLYWHRTPDGALFGSEPKAILANPRFTRQVDTGCLRELVGFTKAPGWSLWKDMTEVEPGTVVSVDRSGARARTYWRLETAEHTDDAAATVGRVAELLGDIVPRQLVADVPQCVLLSGGLDSSAVTALAARDLAGRGGKLRSFSVDFAGYEENFRPDELRETPDSPFIREVSAHVGSVHRDVVLDSTALTDPALRGAVVGARDMPIGLGDIDSSMYLLFQAIRAESTVALSGEFADELFGGYLWFHHPAARDADTFPWLAFQNTYTADRTAPLRPELREALDIGTYVADEYATAIARVDHLDGDDAFERRMRTSSHLHITRLVRAMLDRKDRMSMAVGLEVRVPFADHRLVEYVYNTPWALKMVDGREKGLLRQAVAGLLPRSVTERVKSPYPSTQDTSYAVALQEQARGVLAEPGSAAFEVFDPAWVRDVVDAPAESVTLGVRTGLERLLDFHHWALTYRPHLSLA; the protein is encoded by the coding sequence ATGTGTGGCATCACCGGCTGGGTCGCCTTCAACGACGACCTCACCGGGCACCAGACCACGATCGACGCGATGACCGCATCACTCACCGCGCGCGGACCCGACGCGGGACAGACCTGGGTACGCCCGCGCGTCGCACTCGGGCACCGCAGGCTCGCCGTCATCGACCTGCCCGGCGGACGGCAGCCGATGGAAGCGTCGACTCCGGACGGACCGGTCGTGATCGTCTACTCCGGCGAGACCTACAACTTCACCGAACTGCGTGCCGAACTGACCGGGCGCGGCCACCGGTTCACCACCGCCAGTGACACCGAGGTCGTGCTGCGTGGCTACCTGGAGTGGGGCGACGCCGTGGCCGAACGGCTCAACGGCATGTACGCGTTCGGCATCTGGGACTCGCGGGAAGACCGCCTCGTGCTCGTGCGCGACCGGATGGGTGTCAAACCGCTGTACTGGCACCGCACCCCGGACGGGGCGCTGTTCGGCTCCGAACCGAAGGCGATCCTGGCCAACCCGCGGTTCACGCGGCAGGTCGACACCGGTTGCCTGCGGGAGCTGGTCGGCTTCACCAAGGCGCCCGGCTGGTCGCTGTGGAAGGACATGACCGAGGTCGAGCCCGGCACGGTGGTCAGCGTGGACCGCTCGGGCGCGCGCGCCCGCACCTACTGGCGGCTGGAAACGGCCGAGCACACCGACGACGCGGCGGCCACCGTCGGCCGGGTGGCCGAGCTGCTGGGCGACATCGTGCCGCGTCAGCTGGTCGCCGATGTGCCGCAGTGCGTCCTGCTCTCCGGCGGGCTCGACTCCAGCGCTGTCACCGCGCTCGCCGCACGGGACCTGGCGGGCCGGGGCGGCAAGCTGCGTTCGTTCTCCGTGGACTTCGCCGGCTACGAGGAGAACTTCCGCCCCGACGAGCTGCGGGAGACTCCGGACTCACCGTTCATCCGCGAGGTGAGCGCCCACGTCGGCTCTGTGCACCGCGACGTGGTGCTCGATTCGACGGCGCTGACCGATCCCGCGCTGCGCGGCGCGGTCGTCGGCGCCCGTGACATGCCGATCGGGCTCGGCGACATCGACAGCTCGATGTACCTGCTGTTCCAGGCGATCCGCGCGGAGTCGACGGTGGCGTTGTCCGGCGAATTCGCCGACGAGCTGTTCGGCGGGTACCTGTGGTTCCACCACCCGGCCGCCCGCGACGCCGACACGTTCCCGTGGCTGGCGTTCCAGAACACCTACACCGCCGACCGCACCGCACCGCTGCGGCCCGAGCTGCGCGAGGCACTGGACATCGGCACCTACGTGGCCGACGAGTACGCGACGGCGATCGCCCGCGTGGACCACCTCGACGGTGACGACGCGTTCGAGCGGCGGATGCGCACCAGCAGCCATCTGCACATCACCCGGCTCGTGCGGGCGATGCTGGACCGCAAGGACCGGATGTCGATGGCGGTCGGGCTCGAAGTGCGGGTGCCCTTCGCCGACCACCGGCTCGTCGAATACGTCTACAACACGCCGTGGGCGCTGAAGATGGTGGACGGGCGGGAAAAGGGACTGCTGCGGCAGGCGGTCGCCGGACTGCTGCCGCGGTCGGTCACCGAACGGGTGAAGAGCCCCTATCCGTCCACTCAGGACACCTCGTACGCGGTCGCGCTGCAGGAGCAGGCGCGCGGTGTGCTCGCCGAACCCGGCAGCGCCGCGTTCGAGGTGTTCGACCCCGCCTGGGTGCGTGACGTCGTCGATGCCCCGGCCGAATCGGTGACGCTCGGCGTGCGCACCGGGCTCGAACGCCTCCTCGACTTCCACCACTGGGCGCTGACCTACCGCCCGCACCTGTCCCTGGCCTGA
- a CDS encoding class I SAM-dependent methyltransferase: MSEDLRRLGLAGLGAMTRLLTAARTSGTAEEFGQALRVAPRHVWLLERWLLSLTGAGVFSRHGAEYRFTVAPEPVERGELAEAYARLGFPPLMAELHARALDRLPELLRDEVRIQDLLFSGTDAADALAAYQTNVFTDRLNARCAEIVRAAAPARIVELGGGTGRTTAAVLDALGGPPPGYVFTDVSRLFTVAAAERFGVQARPLDLNRPFSEQEFAPGSADVIVAGNVLHNAVHIGQTLLRIRDLLVPGGALVFTESAGDDPAVLTGMQFLLSPPAGTPVPRGGAFFLSEAEWRTELAAAGFTVADVTSEAGGQRLFHARTSTGATVPDTLGHGAGRIAVFLPDPALFPDAVLRADPATHPAKALALLEDEEITTAVLPAGLARSLPHAPAAGLTDLDRLGRVVVDGPLAPEDTAAWAALGVDVVAAGGDNGPDPAEAAAHAADAEIAVLGPDRGIAALDLVSRAALLSMRETVGEAAPRHRGLLRRWAAALDEHGPFGPDESPEKAWESAERTWREVHGTTATVDYARACARALPALLSGECDPVPLLFPEGRMDLAREIYREAVTARYQHRAVAALVAGLVARRGGARILEVGGGTGATTSVVLPALAAHRVDYLFTDVSRYFVDQARERFGDTVRYGLYDVDKEPPGLGTFDIVLAGGVLNAAADTDRSVGYLTSLLAPGGWLVLTEPTAEEPWVLTSQAFLLTEPSDARAGTGTTFLTLPQWNAVLDRAGLERALELPPPGHPLERLGHRIFGARRR, translated from the coding sequence GTGAGCGAGGACCTGAGACGTCTCGGCCTGGCCGGGCTCGGCGCGATGACCCGGCTGCTCACCGCGGCCCGCACGTCGGGCACGGCCGAGGAGTTCGGTCAGGCACTGCGCGTCGCGCCCCGGCACGTTTGGTTGCTGGAGCGCTGGCTGCTCTCGTTGACCGGTGCGGGCGTTTTCTCCCGTCACGGCGCGGAATACCGCTTCACCGTCGCACCCGAGCCCGTCGAGCGCGGCGAGCTGGCGGAGGCGTACGCGCGGCTCGGGTTCCCGCCGCTGATGGCGGAGCTGCACGCGCGGGCGCTGGACCGGCTGCCGGAACTGCTGCGTGACGAGGTGCGCATCCAGGACCTGCTGTTCTCCGGTACCGACGCGGCGGACGCGCTCGCCGCGTACCAGACCAACGTGTTCACCGACCGGCTCAACGCGCGGTGCGCGGAGATCGTGCGGGCGGCGGCCCCGGCGCGGATCGTGGAACTGGGCGGGGGAACCGGCCGCACCACGGCCGCGGTCCTGGACGCGCTCGGTGGCCCACCGCCGGGGTATGTCTTCACCGACGTCTCGCGGCTGTTCACCGTCGCCGCGGCCGAACGGTTCGGGGTCCAGGCCCGGCCGCTGGACCTCAACCGGCCGTTCAGCGAGCAGGAGTTCGCGCCCGGCTCGGCCGACGTGATCGTGGCGGGCAACGTTCTGCACAACGCGGTCCACATCGGACAGACGCTGCTCCGGATCAGGGATCTGCTCGTGCCCGGCGGGGCACTGGTGTTCACCGAGTCGGCCGGCGACGATCCGGCCGTGCTCACCGGGATGCAGTTCCTGCTCTCGCCCCCGGCCGGGACACCCGTGCCGCGTGGTGGCGCGTTCTTCCTCAGCGAGGCCGAATGGCGCACCGAGCTGGCCGCCGCGGGTTTCACCGTCGCCGACGTCACGTCGGAAGCCGGTGGGCAGCGGTTGTTCCACGCGCGCACCAGCACGGGCGCGACGGTGCCGGACACGCTCGGGCACGGGGCCGGGCGGATCGCGGTCTTCCTCCCGGACCCGGCGCTCTTCCCGGACGCCGTGCTGCGTGCCGACCCCGCCACCCACCCGGCGAAGGCGCTCGCCCTGCTGGAGGACGAGGAAATCACCACCGCCGTCCTCCCGGCCGGGCTCGCCCGATCACTACCCCACGCTCCCGCCGCGGGCCTGACCGATCTCGACCGGCTCGGCCGGGTCGTCGTCGACGGCCCGCTCGCCCCGGAGGACACAGCGGCGTGGGCCGCCCTCGGGGTCGACGTGGTGGCCGCGGGCGGAGACAACGGTCCGGACCCGGCGGAAGCGGCAGCGCACGCGGCCGACGCGGAGATCGCCGTCCTCGGCCCCGATCGCGGGATCGCCGCTCTGGACCTGGTCAGCCGGGCGGCACTGCTGTCGATGCGGGAAACCGTCGGCGAGGCCGCGCCACGGCACCGCGGCCTGCTGCGCCGCTGGGCCGCCGCGCTCGACGAGCACGGACCGTTCGGTCCGGACGAATCACCGGAGAAAGCCTGGGAGTCCGCCGAACGGACGTGGCGGGAGGTACATGGCACGACGGCCACGGTCGACTACGCCCGCGCTTGTGCTCGCGCGCTGCCGGCGCTGCTGTCCGGCGAGTGCGATCCCGTTCCGCTGCTCTTCCCGGAGGGGCGGATGGACCTGGCGCGCGAGATCTACCGGGAGGCCGTCACGGCCCGGTACCAGCACCGCGCGGTCGCGGCACTGGTCGCCGGTCTGGTGGCCCGCCGCGGTGGCGCGCGCATCCTGGAGGTCGGCGGCGGCACCGGCGCCACCACCTCGGTCGTGCTGCCCGCACTGGCAGCGCACCGGGTGGACTACCTGTTCACCGACGTGTCGCGCTATTTCGTCGACCAGGCACGGGAACGGTTCGGTGACACCGTCCGTTACGGACTGTACGATGTGGACAAGGAGCCGCCGGGTCTCGGCACGTTCGACATCGTGCTGGCCGGCGGAGTCCTCAACGCCGCGGCCGACACCGATCGCAGCGTGGGGTACCTGACGAGCCTGCTCGCCCCGGGCGGCTGGCTGGTGCTGACCGAACCCACCGCCGAGGAGCCGTGGGTGCTCACCTCGCAGGCGTTCCTGCTCACCGAACCGTCCGACGCCCGCGCCGGCACCGGAACCACGTTCCTCACGCTGCCACAGTGGAACGCGGTGCTCGACCGCGCCGGGCTGGAGCGTGCGCTGGAACTGCCGCCGCCGGGCCATCCACTCGAACGCCTGGGCCACCGAATCTTCGGTGCCCGGCGGCGCTGA
- a CDS encoding ABC transporter ATP-binding protein, with translation MIRHLSRILGPAHRRELRVYLAWLVAYAVLEGIAMAFLVPVLRALLVGDTGGALRWSGALAAAVVVTCVARYQQAMKGFALALVTLETLHERLGDHVARLPLGWFSSEKVGRLSRSATNGTFMVTNVFAHMLTPVVSGVLTPATVAVAMLVLDWRLGLVALVVSPLLYLTYRWSSTWVGRAEEQKDAASATAGSRVVEFARTQPTLRAFGRGVSGYRPLDEAIEAQKVAGGRMLAETMPKLLANGLVIQLAFAALVAVGVVLVLNSAIDPVSLVALLALAARFVGPLTEAAGHSGMLRMAGNDLRRLAAIFDEEPLPEKAESAPLSRPGQLELESVTFGYRPGEPVLADVSLTVAPHTMTAVVGPSGSGKTTITRLLMRFFDVDAGVVRVGGVDVRDLSTEDLMRQLSVVLQDVYLFDDTLEGNIRVGRADATDEEVREAARLAGVDEIVARLPLGWRTPVGEGGTALSGGERQRVSVARALVKRAPIVLLDEATAALDPENERYVREALRTLMRTSTLLVIAHQLPTVVAADQIVVLDGGRVAERGTHEDLLAAGGRYAEFWRERSRSQGWRLVPEQGR, from the coding sequence ATGATCCGGCACCTGTCGAGGATTCTGGGCCCGGCCCACCGGCGCGAGCTGCGCGTCTACCTGGCCTGGCTGGTGGCCTACGCGGTGCTGGAGGGCATCGCGATGGCGTTCCTGGTGCCCGTGCTGCGGGCGTTGCTCGTCGGTGACACGGGGGGCGCGCTGCGCTGGTCCGGCGCCCTCGCGGCCGCCGTGGTGGTCACCTGCGTGGCCCGCTACCAGCAGGCGATGAAGGGTTTCGCGCTCGCGCTGGTCACGCTCGAAACGCTGCACGAACGGCTCGGCGACCACGTGGCGCGGCTGCCGCTGGGGTGGTTCAGCTCCGAGAAGGTGGGGCGGCTTTCCCGCAGCGCCACCAACGGCACGTTCATGGTCACCAACGTGTTCGCCCACATGCTCACGCCCGTGGTGAGCGGCGTGCTCACCCCGGCCACCGTCGCGGTCGCGATGCTCGTCCTGGACTGGCGGCTCGGGCTGGTCGCGCTGGTGGTCTCGCCGCTGCTGTACCTGACCTACCGGTGGTCCTCGACCTGGGTGGGCCGTGCGGAGGAGCAGAAGGACGCGGCGAGCGCCACGGCGGGCAGCCGGGTGGTGGAGTTCGCCCGCACCCAGCCGACGCTGCGTGCCTTCGGCCGCGGCGTGTCCGGGTACCGGCCGCTGGACGAGGCGATCGAGGCGCAGAAGGTCGCCGGCGGGCGGATGCTGGCCGAGACGATGCCGAAGCTGCTGGCCAACGGGCTGGTGATCCAGCTGGCCTTCGCCGCGCTCGTCGCCGTCGGCGTGGTGCTGGTGCTGAACTCGGCGATCGATCCGGTGTCACTGGTGGCGCTGCTCGCGCTGGCCGCGCGGTTCGTCGGCCCGCTCACCGAGGCCGCCGGGCACAGCGGGATGCTGCGGATGGCGGGCAACGACCTGCGCAGGCTGGCCGCGATCTTCGACGAGGAACCGTTGCCGGAGAAGGCGGAGTCCGCGCCGCTGTCCCGGCCGGGACAGCTGGAGCTGGAGTCGGTGACCTTCGGGTACCGGCCGGGCGAGCCGGTGCTCGCGGACGTGTCGCTCACCGTCGCGCCGCACACGATGACCGCCGTGGTGGGTCCGTCGGGTTCGGGCAAGACCACGATCACCCGCCTGCTGATGCGGTTCTTCGACGTGGACGCGGGCGTGGTCCGGGTCGGCGGCGTGGACGTGCGCGATCTGTCCACCGAGGACCTGATGCGCCAGCTGTCCGTGGTGCTGCAGGACGTCTACCTCTTCGACGACACCCTGGAGGGCAACATCCGGGTCGGGCGCGCGGACGCGACCGACGAGGAGGTGCGGGAGGCCGCGCGGCTGGCCGGGGTGGACGAGATCGTCGCGCGCCTGCCGCTGGGCTGGCGGACACCGGTCGGCGAAGGCGGGACCGCGCTCTCCGGCGGGGAGCGGCAGCGGGTGTCGGTCGCGCGGGCGCTGGTCAAGCGGGCGCCGATCGTGCTGCTGGACGAGGCGACGGCGGCGCTCGACCCGGAGAACGAGCGGTACGTGCGCGAGGCGCTGCGTACCCTGATGCGGACCTCGACGCTGCTGGTCATCGCGCACCAGCTGCCGACGGTGGTGGCCGCGGACCAGATCGTGGTGCTCGACGGCGGACGGGTCGCCGAGCGCGGCACGCACGAGGACCTGTTGGCCGCGGGCGGGCGCTATGCCGAGTTCTGGCGGGAACGCAGCCGCAGCCAGGGCTGGCGGCTGGTGCCGGAGCAGGGCCGGTGA